The nucleotide sequence ATGTCATCGCTGCACTTCCAAGTCTTAATCCACTTCCTAAAGTAGGTGATAACGTATCAAAAGGTATTGTATTTTTATTAGTTGTAATATTTAATTCTTCTAAAATAACTTCAGCCTGTTTACCATTAATACCATAAGTTTTTCACACATCAATTAAAAATAAATGGTTATCAGTTCCACCTGAGACAATTGTTGCACCAAGCTCTTTAAAACGCTCGCAGAATGTGTGAGCATTTGCTACTACGCTAGCACCATATTGTTTAAACATTGGTGTGAGAGCTTCATAAAAAGCGATTGCTTTACCAGCAATTGCGTGGAATAATGGTCCACCTTGGTAACCGGGGAAAACTCAACGATTTACTTTTTTTGCTATTTCTTCATCATTAGTCATAATCACCGCTCCACGTGCACCACGTAATGTCTTATGTGTTGTTGTGGTAATAACATCAGCGTATCCAACTGGACTTGGATGAACTCCAGCTGCAATTAGACCAGCAATATGTGCAATATCAGCTAATAATTTAGCTCCAACTTTGTCCGCAATAGCTCTAAAACGAGCAAAATCAATAAAACGTGAGTAGGCAGAGTAGCCACAAATAATTAAGTCAGGTTTCTCTTTAAGTGCTAATTCTTCAATTGCTTCATAATCTAGATGTCCCTCTTGGTTTAATTCGTATGAAACACTGTTATAGAAAATTCCGCTAAAGCTGATTTTGTATCCGTGTGTTAAGTGTCCACCGCAATTAAGTGAGAGTCCCATTATTTTGCCACCACTTGGGACAACTGAAGCAATCGCAGCAGCATTTGCAACACTCCCCGAGTAAGGTTGCACGTTTGCATATTTCACACCAAACAATTCCTTTAGTCGCTCAATTGCCGCATTTTCCACAACATCCACATACTCACAAGAGCCATAGTATCTTTTACCTGGATATCCCTCACCATATTTGTTGGTCAAAACTGAACCTTGTGCAATTAAAACATCTTCACTTGTGTAGTTTTCAGATGCAATTAATTCGATGTGATCTTTTTGTCTTTGCAATTCATTATTAATAGCTGATTCGATTACTTTATCGTTTAATTTAACTTTTTGATACATCGCTAACTCCTTTATTTATTACTTATTGAATTGTTCATTTAATTGTGCAATTGCTTGATCATCCCCTAAAATTCTCAGAGTAACATTTTTATTTTCATCTTTATAGTAAGTGTCCACTAACTTAATTGAATACACACCACATACTTGTTCAATTACACTGATATATTTTTCAATATAATCGCGTTTTGCAAGCGTAAATGTTAAATCGATTGATTTTAAAGGTTGATACTCTTGTTCTTTGTGTTCAATTGTAGTAACTGAATTTACTCTGTCTAAAATAACTTCAGCATAAAATGCATTAGTAGTGTCCAACTGAGGATGAATTTTACCAATTCAACCAATTAATTGCTCATCTTGATAAATTAGAGCTGAAACGTTTGGATGAATTAATGCATTATCTTTTAAAGGTACAAATTTTAAATTATTAACTTTTAAAAAGTTAACCAAGTCTTGTTGAATTTGAACAAAATCATTGGTTGTCGAAGCTAAAATCACAGCTTTTAAACCGTCATTAATCATTCCAAATTCAAATAAGTTTAAATTAGTAATTTTACGTTTTTGATTGTATTCAATCACTTCTTGCATGCTAATTGCAAGTGAATTACGTACAACTTCTCTCTCTTTTGAAACGAAAGTTAATAACTCAACTGAATTTGCAAAATTAAATGGATTAAATGTGTTCTTGTCTTTTGAAACTAATGAGAAAGTGCGAATTTCATTGTAACCAGCTGACATTAATAAATCTTTATCAATATTTCTTTTAACTGTTTTTAAAGGTTTAATATCTGGTTGAGTTGGTTGGAAATTATCATATGAGTAAAATCTAAAAATTTCTTCAATAATATCCTCAAAAAGTACTACATCATAACGGTAATTTGGTACTAAAATTCTTTGTTTGTCAAATTCAAAACCAAGTTTACTTAATTGTGCGATTGCTCCATCAAAAACTTCTAAATTATTTAAACCTGAGTATAAACCAATTTTATAGTCGTTTTGAGCAATTTCGCGTTTAGCAGGTGTTGCTTGATAATTAATAAATTGTGATACTTGTGAGTGATTTTGAATTAAACTCTTTAAGAAATGTAAACCTAAATTTGCAACTTCTTGAGTAATTTTACGTGAAGCTTGATTTGCAGAGTTAGAATGAATCTTAATTTCTTTAGCACCGTGACGCACTAGTTGCGAATCAAAAATACCAATTTCAAAAACCACATCTTGGTCCCCTTCAGATGCTTTTGATTTTTCTAATCCCATAACTGAGGCGATTGAAATAGGTCCATTTGAATCTATAATTGCTAAAACTTGGTCAACTTGAACTTCTTTATTACCTAAAATTTCAACGCTACCACTATATAATTGTGTCGTAATTTGATTTGTGATTTTATTTTTTGAGTAAACGTGAGCAGGTGCACCAGTAATTAATAAACAAAGGTTGGTTAAATTAATTGGATAAGCAAAATTTGAATTAATCCCATGTCTTGCTAAAAGCAATTTATCTTCTCAAGAAATATTAACATTTTCTAAATTCTTTGCTTCAAAGAATGTTAGTGACTCAGCAATTCCGTTGCTTGCTTGAATATCTGAGACAAAATCATTACGTAATTGTTCAGCAGAAAAAGGATAAACAAATTCTAAATCAAAATAAGCG is from Mycoplasmopsis pullorum and encodes:
- the glyA gene encoding serine hydroxymethyltransferase, with the protein product MYQKVKLNDKVIESAINNELQRQKDHIELIASENYTSEDVLIAQGSVLTNKYGEGYPGKRYYGSCEYVDVVENAAIERLKELFGVKYANVQPYSGSVANAAAIASVVPSGGKIMGLSLNCGGHLTHGYKISFSGIFYNSVSYELNQEGHLDYEAIEELALKEKPDLIICGYSAYSRFIDFARFRAIADKVGAKLLADIAHIAGLIAAGVHPSPVGYADVITTTTHKTLRGARGAVIMTNDEEIAKKVNRWVFPGYQGGPLFHAIAGKAIAFYEALTPMFKQYGASVVANAHTFCERFKELGATIVSGGTDNHLFLIDVWKTYGINGKQAEVILEELNITTNKNTIPFDTLSPTLGSGLRLGSAAMTSRDFNKWVELADFIHYVLKNYDFLSSDDENAQAKKKELRAQVLDWTREFPIKKSYL
- a CDS encoding phenylalanine--tRNA ligase subunit beta, with translation MILSLNYLNKFFANRNLEVEETVKALNKLGFEVEEYKKFANISGLKFGYIKSIEANPNSDRLTVAQVEHADGIATVQTTDTVLKIGDFVVFFAVGATKDGFTFESKKLKGIESQGMFAAWNEIGYDHSLIDNNGDHILRLPHDFANLSDDPVQKLGLDDYLIEISLTANRNDANSYYFVARELAAYFDLEFVYPFSAEQLRNDFVSDIQASNGIAESLTFFEAKNLENVNISWEDKLLLARHGINSNFAYPINLTNLCLLITGAPAHVYSKNKITNQITTQLYSGSVEILGNKEVQVDQVLAIIDSNGPISIASVMGLEKSKASEGDQDVVFEIGIFDSQLVRHGAKEIKIHSNSANQASRKITQEVANLGLHFLKSLIQNHSQVSQFINYQATPAKREIAQNDYKIGLYSGLNNLEVFDGAIAQLSKLGFEFDKQRILVPNYRYDVVLFEDIIEEIFRFYSYDNFQPTQPDIKPLKTVKRNIDKDLLMSAGYNEIRTFSLVSKDKNTFNPFNFANSVELLTFVSKEREVVRNSLAISMQEVIEYNQKRKITNLNLFEFGMINDGLKAVILASTTNDFVQIQQDLVNFLKVNNLKFVPLKDNALIHPNVSALIYQDEQLIGWIGKIHPQLDTTNAFYAEVILDRVNSVTTIEHKEQEYQPLKSIDLTFTLAKRDYIEKYISVIEQVCGVYSIKLVDTYYKDENKNVTLRILGDDQAIAQLNEQFNK